One genomic segment of Hordeum vulgare subsp. vulgare chromosome 2H, MorexV3_pseudomolecules_assembly, whole genome shotgun sequence includes these proteins:
- the LOC123424872 gene encoding NADH-ubiquinone oxidoreductase chain 1-like, which yields MNECGRSTRKSKTYIAVPVEILCLILPLLLGVAFLVLPERKVMAFVQRRKGPDVVGSFGLLQPLADGLKFILKEPISPSSANFSLFRMAPVATFMLSLVAWVVVPFDYGMVLSDPNIGPLYLFAISSLGVYGIIIVGWSSKTGGGRSVAYDIQTNWSKMGLCRRC from the exons ATGAATGAATGTGGGCGGTCAACCAG AAAATCGAAAACATACATAGCTGTTCCAGTGGAAATACTTTGTTTAATTCTACCACTTCTACTAGGAGTAGCCTTTTTAGTGCTACCCGAACGTAAAGTAATGGCTTTTGTGCAACGTCGAAAGGGTCCTGATGTGGTGGGATCGTTCGGATTGTTACAACCTCTAGCAGATGGTTTGAAATTTATTCTAAAAGAACCTATTTCACCAAGTAGTGCTAATTTCTCCCTTTTTAGAATGGCTCCAGTGGCTACATTTATGTTAAGTCTGGTCGCTTGGGTCGTTGTACCTTTTGATTATGGTATGGTATTGTCAGATCCGAACATAGGGCCACTTTATTTGTTTGCCATATCTTCGCTAGGTGTTTATGGAATAATTATAGTAGGTTGGTCTAGTAAGACGGGGGGCGGCCGTTCAGTCGCCTATGATATACAGACCAATTGGTCAAAAATGGGTTTGTGCCGCAGGTGTTGA
- the LOC123424371 gene encoding ATP synthase subunit alpha, mitochondrial-like, with product MEFSPRAAELMTLLESRMTNFYTNFQVDEIGRVVSVGDGIARVYGLNEIQAGEMVEFASGVKGIALNLENENVGIVVFGSDTAIKEGDLVKRTGSIVDVPAGKAMLGRVVDALGVPIDGKGALSDQEQRRVEVKAPGIIERKSVHEPMQTGLKAVDSLVPIGRGQRELIIGDRQTGKTAIAIDTILNQKQMNSRGTNESETLYCVYVAIGQKRSTVAQLVQILSEANALEYSILVAATASDPAPLQFLAPYSGCAMGEYFRDNGMHALIIYDDLRKQAVAYRQMSLLLRRPPGREAFPGDVFYLHSRLLERAAKRSDQTGAGSSTALPVIETQAGDVSAYIPTNVISITDGQICLETELFYRGIRPAINVGLSVSRVGSAAQLKAMKQVRGSSKLELAQYGEVAAFAQFGSDLDAATHALLNRGARLTEVPKQPQYEPLPIEKQIVVIYAAVNGFCDRMPLDRISQYEKAILSTINPELQKSFLEKGGLTNERKMEPDASLKESTLPYL from the coding sequence ATGGAATTCTCACCCAGAGCTGCGGAACTCATGACTCTATTAGAAAGTAGAATGACCAACTTTTACACGAATTTTCAAGTGGATGAGATCGGTCGAGTGGTCTCAGTTGGAGATGGGATTGCACGTGTTTATGGATTGAACGAGATTCAAGCAGGAGAAATGGTGGAATTTGCCAGCGGTGTGAAAGGAATCGCCTTAAATCTTGAGAATGAGAATGTAGGTATTGTTGTCTTTGGTAGTGATACCGCTATTAAAGAAGGAGATCTTGTCAAGCGCACTGGATCTATTGTGGATGTTCCTGCGGGAAAGGCCATGTTAGGTCGTGTGGTCGACGCCTTGGGAGTACCTATTGATGGAAAAGGGGCTCTAAGCGATCAAGAACAAAGACGTGTCGAAGTGAAAGCCCCAGGGATTATTGAACGTAAATCTGTGCATGAACCCATGCAAACAGGCTTAAAAGCAGTGGATAGCCTGGTTCCTATAGGCCGTGGTCAACGAGAACTTATAATCGGGGACAGACAAACTGGAAAAACTGCAATAGCTATCGATACTATATTAAACCAAAAGCAAATGAACTCAAGGGGCACAAATGAGAGTGAGACATTGTATTGTGTCTATGTTGCGATTGGACAAAAACGCTCGACTGTGGCACAATTAGTTCAAATTCTTTCAGAAGCGAATGCTTTGGAATATTCCATTCTTGTAGCAGCCACCGCTTCAGATCCTGCTCCTCTACAATTTTTGGCCCCATATTCAGGGTGTGCCATGGGGGAATATTTCCGCGATAATGGAATGCACGCATTAATTATATATGATGATCTAAGAAAACAGGCGGTGGCATATCGACAAATGTCATTATTGTTACGCCGACCACCAGGCCGTGAGGCTTTCCCAGGGGATGTTTTCTATTTACATTCCCGTCTCTTAGAAAGAGCCGCTAAACGATCGGACCAGACAGGTGCAGGTAGCTCGACTGCGTTACCCGTGATTGAAACACAAGCTGGAGATGTATCGGCCTATATCCCCACCAATGTGATCTCCATTACAGATGGACAAATCTGTTTGGAAACAGAGCTCTTTTATCGCGGAATTAGACCAGCTATTAACGTTGGCTTATCCGTCAGTCGCGTCGGGTCTGCCGCTCAGTTGAAAGCTATGAAACAAGTCCGCGGTAGTTCAAAACTGGAATTGGCACAATATGGCGAAGTGGCCGCCTTCGCTCAATTTGGGTCAGACCTTGATGCTGCGACTCACGCATTACTCAATAGAGGTGCAAGGCTTACAGAAGTGCCCAAACAACCACAATATGAACCACTTCCAATTGAAAAACAAATTGTTGTGATTTATGCTGCTGTCAACGGCTTCTGTGATCGAATGCCACTAGACAGAATTTCTCAATATGAAAAAGCCATTCTAAGTACTATTAATCCAGAATTACAAAAATCCTTCTTAGAAAAAGGTGGCTTAACTAACGAAAGAAAGATGGAACCAGATGCTTCTTTAAAAGAAAGCACTTTGCCTTACCTGTGA